The Tessaracoccus flavus genome includes the window GATAGGACAGCCTAGGCCTGACCACGGTTTTCTCCTATGGTCCCGGCCCTGGTCCCTGAGCTTGTCCCTCCGTGTTCCCTGAGCTTGTCCCTCCGTGGTCCCTGAGCTTGTCCCTCCGTGGTCCCTGAGCTTGTCCCTCCGTGTTCCCTGAGCTTGTCCCTCCGTGGTCCCTGAGCTTGTCGAAGGGTTGCGGCCTGGGGTGTGGTCGCTGCCCTGGTGGTCGGGGGCGGCGGAAGGTCGCGAGGTCGTTACCCTTCGACGGACGCTCGCTCGTTCCTCGCGAGCTGCTCAGGGACCACCCTTCGACGGACGTTCCTTAGCTCTTGCGCTCGTCACTGCTCAGGGACCGATTCGACGGACTCTCGCTCGTTCCTCGCGAGCTGCTCAGGGGCCAGAGACGCCGAAGGGCCGCCGCTGACGATCAGCGGCGGCCCTCGAGAGGAAATCCTTACTCGGCGTTGCCGGGGATGACGTCCCCGTTCGGCCACTCCTGCTTGATGAAGTCGGCCACCTCGGCCGAGTGGAGCAGCTCGTCGAGCGTCGCGATTGCGGCGTTGTCGGTGCCCTCCTCCCAGACCAGGACGTTGGCGTACGGGTTACCCTCGACCGCCTCTACGGCGAGCGCGTCGTCGGCCTTCAGCCCCGCGTTGAGCAGGAAGTTGGCGTTGATGACGGCCGCGTCCACGGCGGGGTCGGTCAGCTGCTGCACGACGACCTCGGGCATGGTCTCCTCGAACTGCAGGCCCTTCGGGTTCTCAGCGTCGGTGAGCGTCAGCACGGTCGCGCCCTCGGGCACGTTGGTCAGCAGACCGGACGACTCCAGCAGCTTGAGGCCGCGGTACTGGTTCGACACGTCGTTGGTGATGACGACGGTGCCGCCGTCGGGGATGTCCTCGACGGTCGCGTGCCGGTCGGAGAACAGCGTCAGCGGCTCGATGTGGACGCCCTCGCCGTGGGCGAACTCGTAGCCCTTCTCCTCCATCTGGTTTTCCAGGTAGGGGAGGTGCTGGAAGTAGTTGGCGTCGATGTCGCCCGAGGCCAGGGCCTCGTTGGGCAGCACGTAATCATCGAACTCGCGGATCTCGATCTCGATCCCCGCCTCCTCGGCGAGGTTGTCGCGCACGAACTCGAGGATCTTCGCGTGGGGCAGCGGGCTCGCGCCGACCACCAGCGTCGAGTCGTCCGCGCCGCAGGCGGTCAGGGACAGGGTGGCTGCCAACGAGGCAGCCAGGGTGATGAGAATCTTTCGCACAGGAATGTTCCTTTGCTCGGGGCCAACAACAAGTTGGCCGTTCTTCTGACCCAGCCTCGAGAGGCTGGTCTTCCGGAGGAAGTCTTTAGCGATGATCGACGCGGCGGGCGATCAGATCGCCCACCCACTGGACCAGCTGCACCATGACCACGATCACGACGATCGTGATGGCCATGACGTCCAGCTCGTAGCGCTGGAAGCCGTAGTTGTAGGCAAGGCGCCCAAGGCCCCCGCCGCCGATCAGGCCGGCCATCGCCGAGTAACCGATGATCGTGACCACCGTTGTGGTGATACCGGCGACTATGCCGGGCATCGCCTCCGGGATCAGCACCTTGGTGACCGACTGCATCTTCGTCGACCCCATCGCGTGCGCCGCGTCGAGCTTGCCGGAGTGGACGTCGCGCAGCGCGGTCTCGACGAGCCGGGCGAAGAAGGGGATCGCGGCGATGGCCAACGACACCGACGCGGCCAACGGCCCGAGCGAGGTGCCGACGAGCCAGCGCGTTACCGGGATGAGGGCCAGCATCAAGATGGCGTACGGGATCGACCTTGTGATGTTGACCACCACGCCGGACAGCACGGCGTTGAGGGCCCGGTTCTCGCCGAGCCCGCCCTTCGCCGTCGTGTAGAGGACGACGCCCAGCGGTAGCCCGAGCAGGACGGTCGCCACGCTGGAGATGCCGACCATCTGGAGGGTCTCCCAGATGGCGGGCAGCAGCGCCTTCTGCAGCGCTGGGTTGTTGAGCCACGTGTCGAGGAGGATCATGCCTGTTCCTCCAGCAGGTCGCGCGGGTCGGTCACTTTGGCGTCGGCGCCCTGGCGGCGCAGCTCGTCGATGACGTCTTGCGGGTCCGTGCCGTCGGGGACGGAGATGCGAAGGTGCGAGAACGTCGCACCGGCGAGGTGTTCGACGCTGCCGGCGACGATGTTGAGTTCGCTCCCGACGATCCGCGACGTGTGCGCGACGACCGGGGTCGCCGCCTTGGACCCGGAGCTGAGCACGTCCACCAGCGTGCCCCCGACCTCGTCGACCGGGTTGTGCGCGGGGATGCCCAGCAGCGCCTCGGCCAGCCGGCCGTCGAGCGTGTTGACGACGTCGACGAGCGGGCCGGATTCGACGATGCGGCCGGCGTCGAGCAGCGAGACGGAGTCACAGATGCGCTTGACCACGTGCATCTCGTGCGTGATGACGAGCACCGCGAGGTTGCCGAGGTGCTTGAGCGACAAGATGAGGTCGAGGATCTCGTTG containing:
- a CDS encoding methionine ABC transporter permease, whose product is MILLDTWLNNPALQKALLPAIWETLQMVGISSVATVLLGLPLGVVLYTTAKGGLGENRALNAVLSGVVVNITRSIPYAILMLALIPVTRWLVGTSLGPLAASVSLAIAAIPFFARLVETALRDVHSGKLDAAHAMGSTKMQSVTKVLIPEAMPGIVAGITTTVVTIIGYSAMAGLIGGGGLGRLAYNYGFQRYELDVMAITIVVIVVMVQLVQWVGDLIARRVDHR
- a CDS encoding MetQ/NlpA family ABC transporter substrate-binding protein yields the protein MRKILITLAASLAATLSLTACGADDSTLVVGASPLPHAKILEFVRDNLAEEAGIEIEIREFDDYVLPNEALASGDIDANYFQHLPYLENQMEEKGYEFAHGEGVHIEPLTLFSDRHATVEDIPDGGTVVITNDVSNQYRGLKLLESSGLLTNVPEGATVLTLTDAENPKGLQFEETMPEVVVQQLTDPAVDAAVINANFLLNAGLKADDALAVEAVEGNPYANVLVWEEGTDNAAIATLDELLHSAEVADFIKQEWPNGDVIPGNAE